The nucleotide window CCCCGGAGCGGATGTTGTGCCAGATGGCCCGGGCAATACCGGTGAGGTCCACTCCAGGGTGCTGATAGAAGCGGGCGTCCTCGATGGCCAGGACGGCCTGCTGGACGTGCCGGGGCACGGCCTCCAGCGGGATGGGGATGCGGTTCTCCCGATAGAGGCTGGCCACGAGCTCCCCGGACGCGGCGTAGATGCGCGTGGCCTGGGCGGGCGGGTGGTAGACGGCGGTGACGTCCGGCAGGTCGCGGCTGATCGCCACGAGCACCCCCACGCCCGTGCCGATCGCCAGCACGGCCCCCAGGCCGACCACGAGGCCGACGAGGAGGAGCGGGTGGAGGCTGCGGAGGCCGCGTCCTGCCCGGTGGGCGCCCGGGGAACGGCGGGAGGAGGGACGGCGGGGTGGGACGGCGCGCCTGGCCACAGTACTTCATTCTATACCCGGAGGCGGCCGCGCCGCGGCGGCGAGGCTGAGGCGCCGGTCGGGGCGGGTCAGGCTACGTCGGCCGTGCGGGTCAGACCACGTCGGCCGTGCGGAACCGCCGCCACTCGCGCAGCAGGGCGGGCGCGGCCAGGGAGAGCGCCGAGAGGAGGAGGAAGGTGGCGGTCACCGGCCGCGTGACGAAGATGGCCAGGCTCCCGTCGCTCATGATGAGCGAGCGGCGCAGGTTCTGCTCCATCAGGTCCCCCAGCACCAGCCCCAGCACCGCCGGGCCCAGCGGGTAGCCGTTCCGCCGCAGGTAGTACGCCAGCAGCCCCAGCACCGCCGTCAGCAGCAGGTCGAAGGCGCTGGAGTTCACCGCGTAGGTGCCCACCAGGGCGACGGCCAGGATGACCGGCAGGAGGACGCGCGGGGGGATGTCGAGGATGCGGACGAAGAGCCCCACCAGCGGGAGGTTGAGGACGAGCAGCATGAGGTTACTGACGTACATGCTGGCCACCAGGCCCCAGATGACGTCGGGGTGCTGCTGGAAGAGTCGGGGGCCGGGGATGACGTTGAGGACGAGCAGCGCGCCCAGCATGAGGGCCGTGGTGGAGGACCCGGGGATCCCCAGGGTGAGCATGGGGATCATGTTGCCCACCGCGGCGGCGTTGTTGGCCGCTTCCGGCGCGGCTACGCCGCGGATGTCCCCGCGGCCGAAGCGGTGGGGGTCGCGGGCCACCTGCTTCTCCAGGCTGTAGGCCAGGAAGGAGGCGATGGTCGCCCCGGCCGCCGGCAGGATGCCGATGTAGAACCCCACCACCGTCCCGCGCAGGATCGCCCACCACGACTCGGCCAGGTCCCGCACCGAGAGCCAGACGCGCTGCAACGCCACCCGCGGCCGCACCTCCCCGGCCAGCTCCTCGACCGCCACCAGCACCTCCGAGACGGCGAAGAGCCCGATCACGGCGATGACGAAGTCCACGCCGTCCAGTAGGTAGGGCACGTGGAAGGTGTAGCGCGGGACGCCGGTCACCAGGTCGGTGCCCACGGTCGCCAGCATGAGGCCCAGCCCCATGGCGATGAGGGCTTTTACCAGCGACTCCCCGGCCAGGCTGGACACGGCCGAGAGCCCGAAGACCATCAGCGCGAAGTACTCGGGCGGGCCGAAGCGCACCGCCCACCCGGCCAGCGGCGGGGAGAAGAGCGTGAGGGCCACGATGGAGAGGGTGCCGGCGATGAACGACGCCACCGCGGCCACCGCCAGCGCCGGACCGGCGCGCCCTTGCTGGGCCATGGCGTACCCGTCGAAGGCCGTGACGACCGAGGAGGCCTCCCCCGGGACGTTCATGAGGATGGAGGTGGTCGACCCGCCGTACATGGTCCCGTAGTAGAGGGCGGTGAGCATGATCATGGCGCCCGTGGGGCCGAGCGTGAAGGCCACCGGCAGGAGCAGGGCGATCCCGCCCACCGGCCCGATGCCCGGCAGCACCCCCACCACTGTCCCCAGCAGCGCCCCGAGGAACGCCAGCGCCAGGTGGCGCGGCTCCAGGGCGATCTGCAGGCCGAAGAGCAGGTGCTGCCAGATCTCCAGCACGGCGCCGGCCGCGCCTCAGCGGAACAGCTCGCCCGCCGGCAGGCGCACCCCGAGGAGGCGGAAGCCGTACCACATCGCCGCCGTGAGGAGGATGGCGAGCAGCAGGGCGCGCGCCGGGCGGACGCCGGTGACCAGAAAGCCCAGCAGCAGGAAGAGCCCGGTGGTGAGGGGGAAGCCGAGCGGCGTGAGCGCCAGGGCGTACAGCAGGACGAGACCCCACAGCGCCCCGGGGCGCCAGTAGCGCGCCACGCCCCCGCCGGGGCCGGGCGTC belongs to Armatimonadota bacterium and includes:
- a CDS encoding tripartite tricarboxylate transporter permease — encoded protein: MLEIWQHLLFGLQIALEPRHLALAFLGALLGTVVGVLPGIGPVGGIALLLPVAFTLGPTGAMIMLTALYYGTMYGGSTTSILMNVPGEASSVVTAFDGYAMAQQGRAGPALAVAAVASFIAGTLSIVALTLFSPPLAGWAVRFGPPEYFALMVFGLSAVSSLAGESLVKALIAMGLGLMLATVGTDLVTGVPRYTFHVPYLLDGVDFVIAVIGLFAVSEVLVAVEELAGEVRPRVALQRVWLSVRDLAESWWAILRGTVVGFYIGILPAAGATIASFLAYSLEKQVARDPHRFGRGDIRGVAAPEAANNAAAVGNMIPMLTLGIPGSSTTALMLGALLVLNVIPGPRLFQQHPDVIWGLVASMYVSNLMLLVLNLPLVGLFVRILDIPPRVLLPVILAVALVGTYAVNSSAFDLLLTAVLGLLAYYLRRNGYPLGPAVLGLVLGDLMEQNLRRSLIMSDGSLAIFVTRPVTATFLLLSALSLAAPALLREWRRFRTADVV
- a CDS encoding tripartite tricarboxylate transporter TctB family protein; amino-acid sequence: MDRPPAARRVDRSDAGAALVILLGAALYVREALTFRPFLRTEPLGPSTFPLLVGGMMLLLGAALLRSALRGGTPGPGGGVARYWRPGALWGLVLLYALALTPLGFPLTTGLFLLLGFLVTGVRPARALLLAILLTAAMWYGFRLLGVRLPAGELFR